One window of Nicotiana tomentosiformis chromosome 11, ASM39032v3, whole genome shotgun sequence genomic DNA carries:
- the LOC104094483 gene encoding uncharacterized protein, with amino-acid sequence MSKEGSRRRGGWSWTSALVGAAAAGVAVAALSSKPRDPDFHLISIDLTSFKLNFPVLDAELILTVHVTNPNVTSITYSSTEMSIFYSGDHLGSARVKAGSQPPRSCQVLRLPARLSGVQLAHHGKEFVSDVAKREMVLDATVDIEGFAKVMWWDHKFRVHVDSHVTVDPIFLDVIDQENKSALEVFVR; translated from the coding sequence ATGAGCAAAGAAGGAAGTAGAAGAAGAGGCGGATGGAGTTGGACTTCCGCCCTCGTCGGCGCCGCTGCTGCCGGCGTGGCAGTGGCGGCACTGTCGTCGAAGCCACGGGACCCAGATTTCCACCTCATCTCCATTGACCTCACTTCCTTCAAGCTCAATTTCCCAGTACTAGACGCTGAACTCATCCTCACCGTCCACGTCACAAACCCTAACGTCACTTCAATTACTTACTCGTCTACAGAAATGTCGATTTTCTATTCCGGCGACCACCTCGGTTCTGCTCGGGTCAAAGCCGGCTCGCAGCCGCCGCGTTCCTGCCAGGTCCTCCGGCTACCCGCGCGGCTGAGCGGCGTTCAACTGGCTCATCACGGCAAGGAATTCGTGTCCGACGTGGCGAAGCGGGAGATGGTGCTGGATGCTACGGTGGATATAGAAGGATTTGCTAAGGTGATGTGGTGGGACCATAAGTTCCGTGTGCACGTGGATAGTCACGTGACTGTCGACCCGATTTTTCTTGATGTTATTGACCAGGAAAATAAGTCGGCTTTGGAGGTCTTCGTTAGGTGA